From the Lolium rigidum isolate FL_2022 chromosome 2, APGP_CSIRO_Lrig_0.1, whole genome shotgun sequence genome, one window contains:
- the LOC124692240 gene encoding protein FAR1-RELATED SEQUENCE 5-like isoform X1 gives MTGMVAELDKPGADTSNESAKKRGIHIVDGDEGSPVPESVSKKASKNTVKTMMPASELSKEPVGKQSMEEGRPPSADDNYQEDIIEKNTDGLLADEVYKETNSVVHSLQQAEEQNHLHDNVENIEKASNNTSESDSDSSSGGDSDSGLGKYFYPKFEELETARKPEPGMKFQTLEDAHGFYNTYALLNGFVAKRGSNYKRKKYHLDCNRSGKPTLTQDPNKKRKRNAFEKTNCQAKVIVKLTKGQWEFTTVRNEHNHPLCSNPSLTNFFLSHKNMPIEEKSFLKVLQQSRIPPNKVMKIFRRMRSSFGNIPFKKKDATSLQIDEQHRTENSDVQKALKLFKELELRNPCFFYTKQTDKDGIVCSIFWTDTRSRMDYEIFGDFVSVDTTYTTNRHNLPFATIVGINNHGRTLLLGCALLHDRKAETLKWMFQTLLEVMGGKIPGSVVTSQDEAMAKAIVEIMPQVRHMFCKWDVMGKAHERIAAFMAARGNIKAELHSLVDNSLTETEFEEGWISLMQRYNASENEYLQFMWRIRKIWVPVYFRHDFYPFVQSLGCGEGTNLLFKDSVLPKDSIEKFIERYEEIQKKTIQTDDEDRQQAGTVPSCFSLQPIEKHASNIYTRQIFLKVQRELLHSTAFNVQEVQRGAVYRLEKVFNYQNPEFDRKYFEVLVEPGSSAFICQCAKFARDGILCCHIFRLFTQFGINEIPGQYIVPRWTDKFKEEKGKQYRQKCLEKTDSTTRYAMLMSKMADLGKKICGDDAKCNTFMLEFDSIQERLLMSQGECSQQ, from the exons ATGACAGGAATGGTTGCAGAGTTGGACAAGCCAGGAGCAGATACATCAAATGAATCCGCAAAGAAGAGAGGGATACACATTGTAGACGGCGATGAAGGTTCCCCTGTACCAGAGTCGGTTAGCAAAAAG GCCAGTAAAAATACTGTGAAAACAATGATGCCTGCAAGTGAGTTGAGTAAG GAACCTGTTGGAAAACAATCAATGGAAGAAGGAAGACCACCATCAGCTGATGATAATTATCAG GAAGATATTATTGAAAAGAACACAGATGGACTATTAGCAGATGAAGTGTATAAGGAAACCAATTCAGTCGTCCATTCACTGCAGCAAGCTGAAGAACAAAACCACCTGCATGATAATGTGGAAAACATTGAAAAGGCAAGCAATAATACAAGTGAAAGTGATTCAGACAGCAGCTCAGGAGGCGACTCAGATAGTGGACTAGGAAAATACTTTTATCCTAAATTTGAGGAATTGGAGACTGCAAGAAAACCAGAACCTGGAATGAAATTCCAAACCCTCGAAGATGCACACGGATTCTATAATACATATGCTCTCCTAAATGGCTTTGTGGCAAAGCGAGGTTCAAATTACAAGAGAAAGAAGTATCACCTAGACTGCAACAGGAGTGGCAAACCAACACTGACTCAGGACCCTAACAAGAAGCGGAAAAGAAATGCTTTTGAGAAGACAAATTGCCAAGCAAAGGTGATAGTGAAGCTCACTAAGGGACAATGGGAGTTCACAACAGTTCGGAATGAGCACAACCATCCATTatgttcaaacccttctctcacGAACTTCTTCTTGAGCCACAAAAACATGCCAATTGAAGAAAAATCGTTTCTAAAAGTTCTGCAGCAAAGTAGGATACCTCCCAACAAAGTTATGAAGATTTTTAGGAGAATGAGAAGCAGTTTTGGAAACATACCATTCAAGAAGAAAGATGCTACCAGTTTACAGATTGATGAACAACATAGAACCGAAAACTCAGATGTTCAAAAAGCGCTGAAGCTCTTCAAAGAACTGGAGCTGCGGAACCCATGTTTTTTCTACACGAAGCAAACAGATAAAGACGGCATTGTCTGCAGTATTTTCTGGACAGACacaaggtcaaggatggattatgAAATTTTTGGAGATTTCGTGTCTGTTGATACTACTTATACCACAAATAGGCATAATTTGCCCTTTGCTACCATTGTTGGAATAAATAACCACGGGAGGACCCTCTTGTTAGGATGCGCCCTACTACATGATAGGAAAGCTGAAACCTTGAAGTGGATGTTCCAAACGCTTTTGGAAGTGATGGGAGGAAAAATACCAGGATCAGTCGTAACAAGCCAAGATGAAGCTATGGCAAAAGCAATTGTAGAGATCATGCCACAAGTGAGGCACATGTTTTGCAAATGGGATGTAATGGGGAAAGCACATGAAAGGATAGCAGCCTTCATGGCAGCAAGGGGTAACATAAAAGCAGAGCTGCATAGCTTAGTTGACAACTCACTTACAGAAACAGAATTTGAAGAAGGATGGATTTCACTTATGCAGAGATACAATGCAAGTGAAAACGAGTACCTACAGTTCATGTGGCGAATAAGAAAAATCTGGGTCCCTGTTTATTTCAGACATGATTTCTATCCATTTGTCCAGTCACTCGGATGTGGCGAAGGTACAAATTTGTTATTCAAAGACTCCGTGCTTCCAAAGGACAGCATAGAGAAGTTCATCGAAAGATATGAGGAGATACAAAAGAAGACGATACAAACCGATGACGAAGATAGACAGCAAGCAGGAActgtaccttcatgcttctcattgcAGCCAATAGAAAAGCATGCATCTAATATTTACACAAGGCAAATATTCCTGAAAGTACAGAGGGAACTACTCCATTCTACTGCATTCAACGTGCAGGAGGTACAAAGGGGGGCTGTGTACCGACTGGAGAAGGTTTTCAACTACCAGAACCCAGAGTTTGATAGAAAATATTTTGAAGTGCTAGTTGAACCTGGCAGCAGTGCGTTCATATGCCAATGTGCAAAGTTTGCCAGAGATGGAATACTGTGCTGCCACATATTCAGGCTCTTCACACAGTTTGGAATCAATGAAATACCAGGGCAATACATAGTTCCCAGATGGACTGATAAATTCAAAGAAGAGAAGGGAAAGCAGTACAGGCAAAAATGCTTGGAGAAGACAGACAGTACAACAAGATATGCCATGTTAATGAGTAAAATGGCTGACCTCGGCAAGAAAATATGTGGTGATGACGCAAAATGCAACACATTTATGCTAGAGTTTGACAGTATTCAAGAAAGGTTGTTAATGTCCCAAGGAGAATGCTCACAACAGTGA
- the LOC124692240 gene encoding protein FAR1-RELATED SEQUENCE 5-like isoform X2 — MVAELDKPGADTSNESAKKRGIHIVDGDEGSPVPESVSKKASKNTVKTMMPASELSKEPVGKQSMEEGRPPSADDNYQEDIIEKNTDGLLADEVYKETNSVVHSLQQAEEQNHLHDNVENIEKASNNTSESDSDSSSGGDSDSGLGKYFYPKFEELETARKPEPGMKFQTLEDAHGFYNTYALLNGFVAKRGSNYKRKKYHLDCNRSGKPTLTQDPNKKRKRNAFEKTNCQAKVIVKLTKGQWEFTTVRNEHNHPLCSNPSLTNFFLSHKNMPIEEKSFLKVLQQSRIPPNKVMKIFRRMRSSFGNIPFKKKDATSLQIDEQHRTENSDVQKALKLFKELELRNPCFFYTKQTDKDGIVCSIFWTDTRSRMDYEIFGDFVSVDTTYTTNRHNLPFATIVGINNHGRTLLLGCALLHDRKAETLKWMFQTLLEVMGGKIPGSVVTSQDEAMAKAIVEIMPQVRHMFCKWDVMGKAHERIAAFMAARGNIKAELHSLVDNSLTETEFEEGWISLMQRYNASENEYLQFMWRIRKIWVPVYFRHDFYPFVQSLGCGEGTNLLFKDSVLPKDSIEKFIERYEEIQKKTIQTDDEDRQQAGTVPSCFSLQPIEKHASNIYTRQIFLKVQRELLHSTAFNVQEVQRGAVYRLEKVFNYQNPEFDRKYFEVLVEPGSSAFICQCAKFARDGILCCHIFRLFTQFGINEIPGQYIVPRWTDKFKEEKGKQYRQKCLEKTDSTTRYAMLMSKMADLGKKICGDDAKCNTFMLEFDSIQERLLMSQGECSQQ, encoded by the exons ATGGTTGCAGAGTTGGACAAGCCAGGAGCAGATACATCAAATGAATCCGCAAAGAAGAGAGGGATACACATTGTAGACGGCGATGAAGGTTCCCCTGTACCAGAGTCGGTTAGCAAAAAG GCCAGTAAAAATACTGTGAAAACAATGATGCCTGCAAGTGAGTTGAGTAAG GAACCTGTTGGAAAACAATCAATGGAAGAAGGAAGACCACCATCAGCTGATGATAATTATCAG GAAGATATTATTGAAAAGAACACAGATGGACTATTAGCAGATGAAGTGTATAAGGAAACCAATTCAGTCGTCCATTCACTGCAGCAAGCTGAAGAACAAAACCACCTGCATGATAATGTGGAAAACATTGAAAAGGCAAGCAATAATACAAGTGAAAGTGATTCAGACAGCAGCTCAGGAGGCGACTCAGATAGTGGACTAGGAAAATACTTTTATCCTAAATTTGAGGAATTGGAGACTGCAAGAAAACCAGAACCTGGAATGAAATTCCAAACCCTCGAAGATGCACACGGATTCTATAATACATATGCTCTCCTAAATGGCTTTGTGGCAAAGCGAGGTTCAAATTACAAGAGAAAGAAGTATCACCTAGACTGCAACAGGAGTGGCAAACCAACACTGACTCAGGACCCTAACAAGAAGCGGAAAAGAAATGCTTTTGAGAAGACAAATTGCCAAGCAAAGGTGATAGTGAAGCTCACTAAGGGACAATGGGAGTTCACAACAGTTCGGAATGAGCACAACCATCCATTatgttcaaacccttctctcacGAACTTCTTCTTGAGCCACAAAAACATGCCAATTGAAGAAAAATCGTTTCTAAAAGTTCTGCAGCAAAGTAGGATACCTCCCAACAAAGTTATGAAGATTTTTAGGAGAATGAGAAGCAGTTTTGGAAACATACCATTCAAGAAGAAAGATGCTACCAGTTTACAGATTGATGAACAACATAGAACCGAAAACTCAGATGTTCAAAAAGCGCTGAAGCTCTTCAAAGAACTGGAGCTGCGGAACCCATGTTTTTTCTACACGAAGCAAACAGATAAAGACGGCATTGTCTGCAGTATTTTCTGGACAGACacaaggtcaaggatggattatgAAATTTTTGGAGATTTCGTGTCTGTTGATACTACTTATACCACAAATAGGCATAATTTGCCCTTTGCTACCATTGTTGGAATAAATAACCACGGGAGGACCCTCTTGTTAGGATGCGCCCTACTACATGATAGGAAAGCTGAAACCTTGAAGTGGATGTTCCAAACGCTTTTGGAAGTGATGGGAGGAAAAATACCAGGATCAGTCGTAACAAGCCAAGATGAAGCTATGGCAAAAGCAATTGTAGAGATCATGCCACAAGTGAGGCACATGTTTTGCAAATGGGATGTAATGGGGAAAGCACATGAAAGGATAGCAGCCTTCATGGCAGCAAGGGGTAACATAAAAGCAGAGCTGCATAGCTTAGTTGACAACTCACTTACAGAAACAGAATTTGAAGAAGGATGGATTTCACTTATGCAGAGATACAATGCAAGTGAAAACGAGTACCTACAGTTCATGTGGCGAATAAGAAAAATCTGGGTCCCTGTTTATTTCAGACATGATTTCTATCCATTTGTCCAGTCACTCGGATGTGGCGAAGGTACAAATTTGTTATTCAAAGACTCCGTGCTTCCAAAGGACAGCATAGAGAAGTTCATCGAAAGATATGAGGAGATACAAAAGAAGACGATACAAACCGATGACGAAGATAGACAGCAAGCAGGAActgtaccttcatgcttctcattgcAGCCAATAGAAAAGCATGCATCTAATATTTACACAAGGCAAATATTCCTGAAAGTACAGAGGGAACTACTCCATTCTACTGCATTCAACGTGCAGGAGGTACAAAGGGGGGCTGTGTACCGACTGGAGAAGGTTTTCAACTACCAGAACCCAGAGTTTGATAGAAAATATTTTGAAGTGCTAGTTGAACCTGGCAGCAGTGCGTTCATATGCCAATGTGCAAAGTTTGCCAGAGATGGAATACTGTGCTGCCACATATTCAGGCTCTTCACACAGTTTGGAATCAATGAAATACCAGGGCAATACATAGTTCCCAGATGGACTGATAAATTCAAAGAAGAGAAGGGAAAGCAGTACAGGCAAAAATGCTTGGAGAAGACAGACAGTACAACAAGATATGCCATGTTAATGAGTAAAATGGCTGACCTCGGCAAGAAAATATGTGGTGATGACGCAAAATGCAACACATTTATGCTAGAGTTTGACAGTATTCAAGAAAGGTTGTTAATGTCCCAAGGAGAATGCTCACAACAGTGA
- the LOC124690034 gene encoding peroxidase 57-like — protein MALAAQTRAVLLVVAISVLGLATGGLAQLKNGFYMGKCGANDVETIVQGLVKTRVGRDAAIVAQLLRLQFHECAINGCDGGLLIDGPGSEKTATPNLSVKGYDLIATIKTELEKRCPGVVSCSDIEILATRDAAALAGVQRYSVRTGRRDRRRSSAADVKLPSEEDTAAQATSYFAGLGLTQLDMVVLLGAHTVGVTHCSKIKKTRLYSYGGKTGATDPSLHSDDVAVYKKYVCPNTASSDNNILYLDTQSSVSRIDNSYYKRLQGRHGVLSVDQNLYANGSSTKWHVDRLANTDHFSWLFPQALIKLSEINVLTGTQGEVRKVCSRFN, from the exons ATGGCCCTAGCAGCGCAGACGAGGGCGGTGTTGCTAGTGGTGGCGATCTCTGTGCTGGGGCTGGCCACCGGCGGCCTCGCGCAGCTGAAGAATGGGTTCTACATGGGCAAGTGTGGCGCCAATGACGTGGAGACAATCGTGCAGGGTCTCGTCAAGACCCGCGTCGGCCGTGACGCCGCAATCGTTGCCCAGCTCCTGCGCTTGCAGTTCCACGAATGCGCCATCAAT GGCTGCGACGGCGGGCTTTTGATCGACGGTCCCGGGTCCGAGAAGACGGCAACGCCGAACCTGAGCGTGAAGGGCTACGACTTAATCGCGACTATCAAGACGGAGCTCGAGAAGCGGTGTCCCGGCGTCGTGTCTTGCTCCGACATTGAGATCCTCGCCACAAGGGACGCCGCCGCTCTGGCTGGTGTGCAAAGGTACTCTGTGCGCACCGGGCGGAGGGACAGACGGCGGTCCAGTGCCGCCGACGTGAAGCTTCCAAGTGAAGAGGATACGGCCGCGCAGGCAACCTCTTACTTCGCCGGTCTCGGACTCACCCAGTTGGACATGGTGGTTCTGCTAGGCGCGCACACGGTGGGCGTAACGCACTGCAGCAAGATCAAGAAGACACGTCTTTACAGCTACGGCGGCAAGACCGGCGCGACGGACCCGAGCTTGCACTCGGACGATGTCGCCGTGTACAAGAAGTATGTGTGCCCCAACACAGCCTCGTCGGACAACAACATCCTGTACCTGGACACCCAGTCCAGCGTCTCTAGGATTGACAACAGCTACTACAAGAGACTGCAGGGACGTCATGGCGTGCTCTCCGTCGATCAGAACCTCTACGCCAACGGCTCCTCCACCAAGTGGCACGTCGACAGGCTCGCCAACACAGACCACTTCTCCTGGCTCTTCCCACAGGCGCTCATCAAGCTCAGCGAGATCAACGTGCTCACCGGCACGCAGGGAGAGGTTCGCAAGGTCTGCAGCAGGTTCAACTGA